ATGTTCATCGTGGAGCGATCACGTGCCTCGGTGGTCATCCGCTCGGCGCGATCGGCGCTCAGCCAGTTCCGCGCCACGACGAATTGCGCCAAGGTCTCGGAGAGCTTTGCGACCAGCGCGGCGCGCGTGGCGGCGGGGATGTCGTCCAGCACCAGCATCGCCTCGCGGATCGCCGCGAGATGGCCGTGACGCTCGACGATGCGAGTCCAGGAGAAGGGCGCCAGCTCGGCGTGCGGATTTTCGATCAATTCGAGGGCCGCGGCCGCGCAGCCCACTTCAGCGATGGCGGCGCAGACCGAGACCGGCAGCGCGATGCGGCGGGCGACCGCGCATTGCACCTCGTCATTGCCGGTCGCGACGATGTCGACGAGATCGGCGTCGATCAGCAGCGGCGAATGTTCGAGCACGGGAAGCGCCACGGTCGGCTGGTCCGCCGACAGCGCCCGCACGATCGACGCCGGCGCATCCGTGCTGCGCGCGAACGCCTCGGCCATCGCCTGCCGCACCAGCGGCGACGGATCGTCGAGCAGCATCAGCAGCGCGCCTTCAGCGGCGACGCGGTCGTCATGGGAGAGATCTGAGATCAGCCAGGCCCGGGCCAACGCCCGTGTTGCCTCCGCCCGCTCACCGGCGGGCGCGGTCCTGATCCAATTGATGAACTGCCGAACAATCATGGTGCTTCCGGCTTACGCAACGAAAAAACGAAACGGTGACGGCTTGTCACCTGCAACACAAAATAAACCACGACGCTTAACAAAGCGTTCACCATAACTGGCTGGTTTTATTGATGATTTGTTAAGGGCTGG
This DNA window, taken from Bradyrhizobium manausense, encodes the following:
- a CDS encoding DUF2336 domain-containing protein, whose protein sequence is MIVRQFINWIRTAPAGERAEATRALARAWLISDLSHDDRVAAEGALLMLLDDPSPLVRQAMAEAFARSTDAPASIVRALSADQPTVALPVLEHSPLLIDADLVDIVATGNDEVQCAVARRIALPVSVCAAIAEVGCAAAALELIENPHAELAPFSWTRIVERHGHLAAIREAMLVLDDIPAATRAALVAKLSETLAQFVVARNWLSADRAERMTTEARDRSTMNIAARSRGDDMQGLVKHLRVTGQLTAGLILRALLSSNLDLFDAALAELADLPLARVSALLHDRGGNSLHAVLRRAGLPEATFAAFQVALDACHEQGFVDTDDTAARLRRRMVERVLTHCETDRGATEPLMVLLRRFATESAREEARLFCEELVEEDTIDPMYDDLIAA